The segment CCCATTAAAAGAATAGATACCATATTCCCCAAATGTGCCAGTATATTGACCTTTATATGTTGTACCTAGTGACTCTGCCGCATCTTCGATCAAGGTCACTTGATATTCTTTACATATCTTGATGATTTCATCTAAATCTGCAGATAAACCGTATAAATGAACGACAACTACTGCTTTTGCTTCAGGATATTTCTCTAAAGCGATTCTAAGTTGTTTAGGGTCCATATTCCAAGTTTCATTATCACTATCTACAAACACTGGTTTTGCACCTTGATAGACGATAGGGTTTACAGTAGCTGAAAATGTTAATGATTGACAAATCACAATATCATCTTCTCCAACCCCAGCTGCTTTTAATGCTAAATGGATGGCTGCTGTACCTGAAGTCAATGCAGCCGCATGGTCAATCCCTACATACTCAGCCAATTCTTTTTCAAAGTTATTGACATTTGCACCAAGCGGAGCAACCCAGTTGGTGTCAAATGCCTCCTTGACGTATTCTTGTTCGTATCCTTCATCACTCATGTGTGGTGATGCTAGGAGTATTCGTTCATTTTCCATCTTAATCCCAACTTTCTATTATTTTTGCAGGCACTCCCACACTTTTTGTATTGTTATGAATATCCTTAACAACTACACTTCCTGCGCCTATAATATTTCCTTGGCCAATCGAGACTTCTGGTATCACTTTAGTTCCGACTCCGATTTCATTTCGATTGCCTAATAGTGCATAACCAGACAGATTTACATTTGGATAGATTGAATTATAGTTTCCTATCTTTGAATCATGCCCAATTGTTGAATAGATATTGAACATATTGAAATTACCTATTGTTATATCGGCTGTATAAGTTGTGTAAGGCATCAAAATGTTCCCTATACCTAGTTGTACATTCAATCCTACTAAAGCAGTAGCATCAATCAAATTTGGAAATGTCA is part of the Enterococcus mundtii genome and harbors:
- a CDS encoding acetyltransferase, with amino-acid sequence MKAIIVGAGGFGKELAFLLSRQSEYELIGFVDDVKTVDEKIVGIPVLGKIELLKKMELKIAVFIGIANPRIKEKIFLELKGNNHLTFPNLIDATALVGLNVQLGIGNILMPYTTYTADITIGNFNMFNIYSTIGHDSKIGNYNSIYPNVNLSGYALLGNRNEIGVGTKVIPEVSIGQGNIIGAGSVVVKDIHNNTKSVGVPAKIIESWD
- a CDS encoding DegT/DnrJ/EryC1/StrS family aminotransferase → MENERILLASPHMSDEGYEQEYVKEAFDTNWVAPLGANVNNFEKELAEYVGIDHAAALTSGTAAIHLALKAAGVGEDDIVICQSLTFSATVNPIVYQGAKPVFVDSDNETWNMDPKQLRIALEKYPEAKAVVVVHLYGLSADLDEIIKICKEYQVTLIEDAAESLGTTYKGQYTGTFGEYGIYSFNGNKIITTSGGGMAVSNNPERIEKIRFWSTQSREQARHYQHNEIGYNYRMSNIVAGIGRGQLKVLSDRINKKRYIYDYYKRELSDIPSISFMPENEWNQPNYWLSVILLSDVDTNMLMDELDKANIEARPVWKPMHLQPIFAEYDYVGNNVAETLFNTGVCLPSDTKMTDEDLSRVVKTIKRVLQHE